A region from the Sandaracinus amylolyticus genome encodes:
- a CDS encoding aminotransferase class IV, which yields MPLAITIDGRPSTEADATVSVLDRGFLFGDSVFEVVRTYGGVPFAGREHLERLARSCEGLGIVVPVSLDALEREIADTIARSGEPECYVRIVITRGRGPLNIDPAPAKHPLRVVIAAPLSPWPEGLHTRGVEVATVRVERATDHTRAAGAKVSAYVANMLALSTARERGAYEAMMVGAGGEISEGTTSNVFVVTAGEVRTPPLSMGILGGITRRYVLRAADDLGVPWRETVLFPRDLERADEAFLTSSLREVVPIVGVDGVRIGEGRPGPITARLLERYRELVRAHCDG from the coding sequence GTGCCCCTCGCGATCACGATCGACGGGCGACCGAGCACCGAGGCCGACGCGACGGTCTCGGTGCTCGATCGCGGCTTCCTCTTCGGCGACTCGGTCTTCGAGGTCGTACGCACCTACGGCGGCGTGCCGTTCGCGGGGCGCGAGCACCTCGAGCGGCTCGCGCGATCGTGCGAGGGGCTCGGCATCGTCGTGCCGGTCTCGCTCGACGCGCTGGAGCGCGAGATCGCCGACACCATCGCGCGCTCCGGCGAGCCCGAGTGCTACGTGCGCATCGTGATCACGCGCGGCCGCGGGCCCCTCAACATCGATCCCGCCCCCGCGAAGCACCCGCTGCGCGTCGTCATCGCCGCGCCGCTCTCACCGTGGCCCGAGGGCCTGCACACGCGCGGCGTCGAGGTCGCGACGGTGCGCGTCGAGCGCGCGACGGATCACACGCGCGCCGCGGGCGCGAAGGTCTCGGCGTACGTCGCGAACATGCTCGCGCTCTCCACCGCGCGCGAGCGCGGCGCGTACGAGGCGATGATGGTCGGCGCCGGCGGCGAGATCTCCGAGGGCACGACGAGCAACGTGTTCGTCGTCACCGCGGGCGAGGTGCGCACGCCGCCGCTCTCGATGGGCATCCTCGGCGGGATCACCCGTCGCTACGTCTTGCGCGCCGCCGACGATCTGGGCGTGCCCTGGCGCGAGACCGTCCTCTTCCCGCGCGATCTCGAGCGCGCCGACGAGGCGTTCCTCACGAGCAGCCTGCGCGAGGTCGTCCCGATCGTCGGCGTCGACGGCGTGCGCATCGGGGAAGGGCGCCCGGGCCCGATCACCGCCCGCCTGCTCGAGCGATACCGCGAGCTCGTCCGCGCGCATTGCGACGGTTGA
- a CDS encoding peptidase MA family metallohydrolase — MRLLSSLLTALLAFFALVSSARADDPPVPSDVSLAHFEASALPPAPEGFVTRVVGDVRWDHPRAASPLVDELVATLGREWPRIERELGAEIDDALVIRIARDPDEMAALAPPNAPPPAYAVGVAYPATGLVLLTLSAPSTWERPSVPQVLTHELSHVALHRAAGGRPVPRWLSEGLAIHQARERSFERVQTLWEATVRGTLLPLDDLSRGFPAQAHRVSVAYAESADFVEWLRLRGGDDAHFRELVSRIARDQPFETAVSQTWSAGIGQLEHEWREGLAERYGAMPLLLGTGLIWALIGVLVLLAWWRRRRDARRTLERWGAEEERAARAAAVARIAVVTTARPVRDDAPAHDAPADGAPADGPRAADGARAADDEDDGDDDASPPRDARGPRDPHVPTIVWEGRSHTLH, encoded by the coding sequence ATGCGCCTGCTGTCCTCGCTGCTGACCGCGTTGCTCGCGTTCTTCGCGCTCGTCTCGAGCGCGCGCGCGGACGATCCTCCGGTCCCGAGCGACGTGTCGCTCGCGCACTTCGAGGCGAGCGCGCTTCCACCCGCGCCCGAGGGGTTCGTGACGCGGGTGGTCGGCGACGTGCGCTGGGATCATCCGCGCGCCGCGAGCCCGCTGGTCGACGAGCTCGTCGCGACGCTGGGGCGCGAGTGGCCGCGCATCGAGCGTGAGCTCGGGGCGGAGATCGACGATGCGCTGGTGATCCGCATCGCGCGCGATCCCGACGAGATGGCCGCGCTCGCGCCGCCGAACGCGCCGCCGCCCGCGTACGCGGTGGGCGTCGCGTACCCCGCGACCGGGCTCGTGCTGCTGACGCTGAGCGCGCCCAGCACGTGGGAGCGCCCTTCGGTGCCGCAGGTGCTCACGCACGAGCTCAGCCACGTCGCGCTGCATCGCGCGGCGGGGGGACGTCCGGTGCCGCGCTGGCTCTCGGAGGGGCTCGCGATCCACCAGGCGCGCGAGCGCTCGTTCGAGCGCGTGCAGACGCTCTGGGAGGCGACGGTGCGCGGCACGCTGCTGCCGCTCGACGATCTGTCGCGCGGGTTCCCGGCGCAGGCGCACCGCGTGAGCGTCGCGTACGCGGAGAGCGCGGACTTCGTCGAGTGGCTCCGGCTGCGCGGCGGGGACGACGCGCACTTCCGCGAGCTCGTGTCGCGCATCGCGCGTGATCAGCCGTTCGAGACGGCGGTGTCGCAGACGTGGAGCGCGGGGATCGGGCAGCTCGAGCACGAGTGGCGCGAGGGGCTCGCCGAGCGCTACGGCGCGATGCCGCTGCTGCTCGGGACGGGGCTCATCTGGGCGCTGATCGGCGTGCTCGTGCTGCTCGCTTGGTGGCGCCGGCGGCGCGATGCGCGACGCACGCTGGAGCGCTGGGGCGCCGAGGAGGAGCGCGCCGCGCGCGCGGCGGCCGTGGCGCGCATCGCGGTGGTCACCACGGCGCGTCCGGTGCGCGACGATGCGCCGGCTCACGACGCGCCCGCGGATGGAGCGCCCGCGGACGGGCCGCGAGCGGCGGACGGGGCGCGAGCGGCGGACGACGAGGACGACGGAGACGACGACGCGAGCCCGCCGCGTGATGCGAGGGGCCCGCGTGATCCGCACGTGCCGACGATCGTCTGGGAAGGCCGCAGCCACACGCTTCATTGA
- a CDS encoding lysophospholipid acyltransferase family protein: MRARLAGNALITFSWTGVMCSYALGYQAVHRDAKALERHTRLWAQGLARGWGMEVEAHDVDRVPRDRPCVLLANHQSHADVVALFLALPVLPVFLAKRELQAVPLFGRIMETGGHVFIDRAKHDRAIETIDDAARRLRPGNPLLVFPEGTRGARLEVQRFKKGGFHLARKAGVPIVPVGIRGSRAVWPREAAAAVPGRVVIHVGEPIPPEVVTSSPLDTLMDDVRERISELSALPIAER, translated from the coding sequence GTGCGCGCGCGCCTCGCTGGAAACGCGCTGATCACGTTCTCCTGGACGGGCGTGATGTGCTCGTACGCGCTCGGCTATCAAGCCGTGCATCGAGACGCGAAGGCGCTCGAGCGCCACACGCGGCTCTGGGCGCAGGGCCTCGCGCGCGGCTGGGGCATGGAGGTCGAGGCGCACGACGTCGATCGCGTCCCGCGTGATCGACCGTGCGTGCTGCTCGCGAACCACCAGAGCCACGCCGACGTCGTCGCGCTCTTCCTCGCGCTGCCGGTGCTCCCGGTGTTCCTCGCGAAGCGCGAGCTCCAGGCGGTGCCGCTCTTCGGTCGGATCATGGAGACCGGCGGGCACGTGTTCATCGATCGCGCGAAGCACGATCGCGCGATCGAGACGATCGACGACGCCGCGCGTCGCTTGCGCCCGGGCAACCCGCTGCTCGTGTTCCCCGAGGGCACGCGGGGCGCGCGCCTCGAGGTGCAGCGCTTCAAGAAGGGCGGCTTCCACCTCGCGCGGAAGGCGGGCGTCCCGATCGTGCCGGTCGGCATCCGCGGCTCGCGCGCGGTCTGGCCGCGCGAGGCCGCGGCGGCCGTGCCGGGGCGCGTCGTGATCCACGTCGGCGAGCCGATCCCGCCGGAGGTCGTCACGTCGTCGCCGCTCGACACGCTGATGGACGACGTGCGCGAGCGCATCAGCGAGCTCTCGGCGCTCCCGATCGCCGAGCGCTGA
- a CDS encoding M18 family aminopeptidase, translating into MNAALDPADDLISYVNASPTPWHAVGETIRRLETAGYRRLDEAESWSVKPGDRVYVVRAGSSIAALEIGDAAPETAGFRLIGAHTDSPNLRVKPNAQLKRSGQHQIGVEIYGGVLLYTWLDRDLALAGRVMVRAGNALDARLVRFDRAMLRVPSLAIHLDRAVNTEGLVLNAQSHMVPLLALESGGALDFKALLADAVRRDGESLAAGDVLAFELCAYDVVPATRGGVRGEYVFAPRLDNLASCHASLAALLDAPAAPHVTRGVFLFDHEEVGSMSAQGADGPFLRDVLTRVCEAHPKSSRDALPRALARSFFVSADMAHALHPNYADKHEPQHQPQLGGGPVIKSNANQRYATDAEGQARFEMWCAEADVTPQRFVTRTDLACGSTIGPITAAGLGMRVVDVGNPMLSMHSCREMSGAADVAKMIAVMRAFFTAHS; encoded by the coding sequence ATGAACGCCGCACTCGATCCCGCCGACGATCTGATCTCGTACGTGAACGCGTCGCCGACGCCCTGGCACGCGGTCGGCGAGACGATCCGGCGGCTCGAGACCGCGGGCTATCGCCGCCTCGACGAGGCCGAGAGCTGGAGCGTGAAGCCCGGCGATCGCGTGTACGTCGTGCGCGCGGGATCGTCGATCGCGGCGCTGGAGATCGGCGATGCCGCGCCCGAGACCGCGGGGTTCCGCCTGATCGGCGCGCACACCGACTCGCCGAACCTGCGCGTGAAGCCGAACGCGCAGCTCAAGCGCTCGGGGCAGCACCAGATCGGCGTCGAGATCTACGGCGGCGTGCTGCTCTACACCTGGCTCGATCGCGACCTCGCGCTCGCCGGTCGCGTGATGGTGCGCGCGGGCAACGCGCTCGACGCGCGCCTCGTGCGCTTCGACCGCGCGATGCTGCGCGTGCCGAGCCTCGCGATCCACCTCGATCGCGCGGTGAACACCGAGGGGCTCGTGCTCAACGCGCAGAGCCACATGGTCCCGCTGCTCGCGCTCGAGTCGGGCGGCGCGCTCGACTTCAAGGCGCTCCTCGCGGACGCGGTGCGTCGCGACGGAGAGAGCCTCGCCGCGGGCGACGTGCTCGCGTTCGAGCTCTGCGCGTACGACGTCGTGCCCGCGACGCGCGGCGGCGTGCGCGGCGAGTACGTGTTCGCGCCGCGCCTCGACAACCTCGCGTCGTGCCACGCGTCGCTCGCCGCGCTGCTCGACGCGCCCGCGGCGCCGCACGTCACGCGCGGCGTGTTCCTCTTCGACCACGAGGAGGTCGGGAGCATGAGCGCACAGGGCGCGGACGGGCCCTTCCTGCGCGACGTGCTCACACGCGTCTGCGAGGCGCACCCGAAGTCGTCGCGCGATGCGCTGCCGCGCGCGCTCGCGCGCTCGTTCTTCGTGTCGGCCGACATGGCGCACGCGCTGCATCCGAACTACGCGGACAAGCACGAGCCCCAGCACCAGCCGCAGCTCGGCGGCGGCCCGGTGATCAAGTCGAACGCGAACCAGCGCTACGCGACCGACGCCGAGGGCCAGGCGCGCTTCGAGATGTGGTGCGCCGAGGCGGACGTGACGCCGCAGCGCTTCGTGACCCGCACCGATCTCGCGTGCGGCAGCACCATCGGGCCGATCACCGCGGCAGGGCTCGGCATGCGGGTGGTCGACGTCGGCAACCCGATGCTCTCGATGCACTCGTGCCGCGAGATGAGCGGCGCGGCCGACGTCGCGAAGATGATCGCGGTGATGCGCGCGTTCTTCACCGCGCACAGCTGA
- a CDS encoding PEGA domain-containing protein: MLALRAALVAFLGVLVWSAPVDAQRRRTPRAPAQGTLALQATQAGAEVFVDEQPVGTTPLDPITLAPGSHTVRVRMAGYTEFTDVVHVAAGQRTEVSVELFPLSQVLAVTTEPPGAHVYVDGDFMGDTPVEFDLLEGAHSLRVAHRGYADVVRQIEARAGTREELQLTLEALPPEMLSDTPDTTEWYEEPVTWIAIGGGAVAIAVAITVIAVVTTSEQGSELQSFCELPGGCFRVETPW, encoded by the coding sequence GTGCTCGCCCTTCGTGCTGCGCTCGTCGCGTTCCTCGGCGTGCTCGTGTGGTCCGCGCCGGTCGACGCGCAGCGACGTCGCACTCCACGCGCGCCCGCGCAGGGCACGCTCGCGCTGCAGGCGACGCAAGCGGGCGCCGAGGTGTTCGTCGACGAGCAGCCGGTCGGCACCACGCCGCTCGATCCGATCACGCTCGCGCCGGGCTCGCACACCGTGCGCGTGCGCATGGCCGGCTACACCGAGTTCACCGACGTCGTGCACGTCGCGGCCGGGCAGCGGACCGAGGTCTCGGTCGAGCTGTTCCCTCTGTCGCAGGTGCTCGCGGTCACGACCGAGCCGCCGGGCGCGCACGTCTACGTCGACGGCGACTTCATGGGCGACACGCCGGTCGAGTTCGATCTGCTCGAGGGCGCGCACTCGCTGCGCGTCGCGCATCGCGGCTACGCCGACGTGGTGCGGCAGATCGAAGCGCGCGCCGGCACGCGCGAGGAGCTGCAGCTGACGCTCGAGGCGCTGCCGCCCGAGATGCTGTCGGACACGCCGGACACGACCGAGTGGTACGAGGAGCCGGTCACGTGGATCGCGATCGGCGGCGGCGCGGTGGCGATCGCGGTGGCGATCACGGTGATCGCGGTCGTCACGACGAGCGAGCAGGGCTCCGAGCTGCAGTCGTTCTGCGAGCTGCCCGGCGGGTGCTTCCGCGTCGAGACGCCGTGGTGA
- a CDS encoding enoyl-CoA hydratase-related protein, whose product MTNQVEREIETAGGSVGVRAERRGALAIWTIDRPDRRNALSRSVVRELGRLAREGAKDPTLRAVIVTGAGDQAFCAGADLKERQGMVEEEVRDFLSLYRVSLRDLDRLPVPVIAAIDGVAFGGGLELALACDLRIASRTSQLGLTETSLGIIPGAGGTQRLTRELGPARAKELILFARRLSAEEALAYGIVQRLAAPEQRALDAAIEWAQPLLTGAPIAISAALTAIDAAADQPLEEGLSIERLCYERTLASKDRLEALAAFAHKRKPVFKGE is encoded by the coding sequence ATGACGAACCAGGTCGAGCGCGAGATCGAGACGGCGGGTGGATCGGTGGGCGTGCGCGCGGAGCGCCGTGGCGCGCTCGCGATCTGGACGATCGATCGTCCCGATCGCCGCAACGCGCTGTCGCGATCGGTGGTGCGCGAGCTCGGTCGGCTCGCGCGCGAGGGCGCGAAGGATCCGACGCTGCGCGCGGTGATCGTGACCGGCGCGGGCGATCAGGCGTTCTGCGCGGGCGCGGATCTCAAGGAGCGCCAGGGCATGGTCGAGGAAGAGGTGCGCGACTTCCTCAGCCTCTATCGCGTCTCGCTGCGCGATCTCGATCGGCTGCCGGTGCCGGTGATCGCGGCGATCGACGGAGTCGCGTTCGGCGGCGGGCTCGAGCTGGCGCTCGCGTGTGATCTGCGCATCGCGTCGCGCACGTCGCAGCTCGGGCTCACCGAGACCTCGCTCGGGATCATCCCGGGGGCCGGCGGCACGCAGCGCCTGACGCGCGAGCTCGGACCGGCGCGCGCGAAGGAGCTGATCCTCTTCGCGCGTCGCCTGAGCGCCGAGGAGGCACTCGCCTATGGGATCGTGCAGCGCCTCGCCGCGCCCGAGCAGCGCGCGCTCGACGCCGCGATCGAGTGGGCGCAGCCGCTGCTCACCGGCGCGCCGATCGCGATCTCCGCGGCGCTCACCGCGATCGACGCGGCCGCCGATCAGCCGCTCGAAGAAGGGCTCTCGATCGAGCGGCTCTGCTACGAGCGCACGCTCGCGTCGAAGGATCGCCTCGAGGCGCTCGCGGCGTTCGCGCACAAGCGCAAGCCGGTGTTCAAGGGCGAGTAG
- a CDS encoding GbsR/MarR family transcriptional regulator, whose protein sequence is MSDEGTRDVSTMSPAERIVSEAVGRLMEFWGFKRNMGRVWVVLHLSDEPLTSRDLRERLVLSSGSVSMTLNELQRWGVVKRVWVQGSRAEHFAAENSLWKMVSRVLRERELVEIHEAILAFEEGLRALADQTPRDDVERRRIAMQKERVEELLEVARLGRGLLEALVSTARVDATALAKLLLGSKE, encoded by the coding sequence GTGAGCGACGAGGGCACACGCGACGTCTCGACGATGAGCCCCGCGGAGCGGATCGTCTCCGAAGCGGTCGGCCGCTTGATGGAGTTCTGGGGCTTCAAGCGGAACATGGGCCGGGTGTGGGTCGTGCTGCACCTCAGCGACGAGCCGCTCACGTCGCGCGACCTGCGCGAGCGGCTCGTGCTGTCGAGCGGCTCGGTGTCGATGACGCTCAACGAGCTGCAGCGCTGGGGCGTGGTGAAGCGCGTCTGGGTGCAGGGCTCGCGCGCCGAGCACTTCGCGGCGGAGAACAGCCTCTGGAAGATGGTCTCGCGGGTGCTGCGCGAGCGTGAGCTCGTGGAGATCCACGAGGCCATCCTGGCGTTCGAAGAGGGGCTGCGCGCGCTGGCGGATCAGACGCCGCGCGACGACGTGGAGCGGCGCCGGATCGCGATGCAGAAGGAGCGCGTCGAGGAGCTGCTCGAGGTCGCGCGCCTCGGTCGCGGGCTGCTCGAGGCGCTCGTCTCGACGGCGCGGGTGGACGCGACCGCGCTCGCGAAACTGCTCCTCGGCAGCAAGGAGTGA
- a CDS encoding PQQ-binding-like beta-propeller repeat protein, with protein MKRALAALVGIGVGAASLGACGGAPIPLGTYDEAYDAPRGRTREGRLPIRWTKRIAPEDEGPYLPIERSVPALDARADRIYVGSSAGALWALSGAGTEIWMYQAGGAIGSQPLVDPDRDEVYVASDDGRLHALVASTGEVRWHAEVGGAVGRPPVASDDAIYIITDADVVTAFDRSTGEALWRYRREAPEGFYVTEHAGLALTERQLITGFTDGVVVALDPRDGAVLWERDTTADLRTTSDTIRFTDVDTTPLVIGDTVYVASFAGGLYALERSSGSVRWLREELTGITGLAEAPGGLVIASSGDLGVMALRATDGERVWTSRIGRGSPTVPRVVGDVVIVGESEGGLLTLSLGRGTELGRIEAGHGFAAPAEFSEGLGGVVSNSGTLFVFRLL; from the coding sequence GTGAAGCGGGCGCTCGCGGCGCTGGTCGGGATCGGGGTCGGCGCCGCGTCGCTCGGAGCGTGCGGCGGCGCGCCGATCCCACTCGGCACGTACGACGAGGCCTACGACGCGCCGCGCGGGCGCACGCGCGAGGGCCGTCTGCCGATCCGCTGGACCAAGCGGATCGCGCCGGAGGACGAGGGACCGTACCTGCCGATCGAGCGGTCGGTGCCCGCGCTCGACGCGCGCGCCGATCGCATCTACGTCGGGTCCAGCGCCGGGGCGCTCTGGGCGCTCAGCGGCGCCGGCACGGAGATTTGGATGTATCAAGCGGGCGGCGCGATCGGCTCGCAGCCGCTCGTCGATCCCGACCGCGACGAGGTCTACGTCGCCAGCGACGACGGGCGCCTGCACGCGCTCGTCGCGTCGACCGGCGAGGTGCGCTGGCACGCCGAGGTCGGTGGCGCCGTGGGCCGTCCGCCGGTCGCGAGCGACGACGCGATCTACATCATCACCGACGCGGACGTGGTCACCGCGTTCGATCGGTCGACCGGTGAGGCGCTCTGGCGATACCGACGTGAGGCGCCCGAGGGCTTCTACGTGACCGAGCACGCCGGGCTCGCGCTCACGGAACGCCAGCTGATCACGGGGTTCACCGACGGTGTGGTCGTCGCGCTCGATCCGCGTGATGGCGCCGTGCTCTGGGAGCGCGACACCACCGCGGATCTGCGCACGACGAGCGACACGATCCGGTTCACCGACGTCGACACCACGCCGCTGGTGATCGGCGACACCGTGTACGTCGCGTCGTTCGCGGGCGGGCTCTACGCGCTGGAGCGCTCGAGCGGCTCGGTGCGCTGGCTGCGCGAGGAGCTGACGGGGATCACCGGGCTCGCGGAGGCGCCCGGCGGGCTCGTGATCGCGAGCTCGGGAGACCTCGGCGTGATGGCGCTGCGCGCGACCGACGGGGAGCGCGTGTGGACCAGCCGGATCGGACGCGGATCGCCGACGGTGCCGCGTGTCGTCGGCGACGTGGTGATCGTCGGTGAGAGCGAAGGCGGGCTCCTGACGCTTTCGCTCGGGCGTGGGACCGAGCTGGGCCGCATCGAAGCCGGACACGGGTTCGCGGCGCCTGCGGAGTTCTCCGAGGGGCTCGGCGGCGTGGTGTCGAACTCGGGGACGCTCTTCGTCTTCCGGCTGCTCTGA
- a CDS encoding tetratricopeptide repeat protein yields the protein MPTEQQKDNEEREGGEPQTRSDGAEDDTSEETREASASTEDGEAGTGDEDEGEAEEAATASGVAPVSTAKKPAARSGSAGARLAAAKAAKAAKKAAKKAQLAAEGAPTDELAMTGGGAPAKAPEEVLKESAIGVAASKAGEWAQANRQIAVGIVGVLIVGALGWVGYSWWHASQAHAAGALLTEAVEIANAEVVREGEERPEPVEGREEERTFATREARAEAALEAYRRVLSEAGGSDAARWARLGEARALFDLGRNEDARGAYETALREAGGDPIVAWRALEGIGFTYEADQQWDQAIEQYQELRSIEDGAYEAPADYHIARMRIAKGERVEATTALRGLVERLREESSEGEPAFPYVMAQAEVRLRELDPGSASSSSPMMIGPEGAPGGSGGLPPGLEGIDPQILEQLRRQLGAGGAGEGAPGEGVPE from the coding sequence GTGCCCACCGAGCAGCAGAAGGACAACGAGGAGCGCGAGGGCGGCGAGCCGCAGACGCGCTCCGACGGAGCCGAGGACGACACGTCGGAGGAGACGCGCGAGGCGAGCGCGTCCACCGAGGACGGCGAGGCGGGCACCGGCGACGAGGACGAAGGCGAGGCCGAAGAGGCCGCCACGGCGAGCGGCGTCGCCCCCGTCTCGACCGCGAAGAAGCCCGCGGCCCGCAGCGGCAGCGCGGGTGCACGCCTCGCGGCCGCGAAGGCGGCCAAGGCGGCCAAGAAGGCCGCCAAGAAGGCGCAGCTCGCCGCAGAGGGCGCCCCGACCGACGAGCTGGCGATGACCGGTGGCGGCGCGCCCGCGAAGGCCCCCGAGGAGGTCCTGAAGGAGTCCGCGATCGGCGTCGCGGCCTCGAAGGCCGGCGAGTGGGCGCAGGCGAACCGCCAGATCGCGGTCGGGATCGTCGGCGTGCTGATCGTCGGCGCGCTCGGCTGGGTCGGCTACTCGTGGTGGCACGCGTCCCAGGCGCACGCCGCGGGCGCGCTGCTCACCGAGGCCGTCGAGATCGCGAACGCCGAGGTCGTGCGCGAAGGCGAGGAGCGCCCCGAGCCGGTCGAGGGCCGCGAGGAGGAGCGCACGTTCGCGACGCGCGAGGCGCGCGCCGAGGCAGCGCTCGAGGCGTATCGCCGGGTGCTCTCGGAGGCGGGCGGGTCCGACGCCGCGCGCTGGGCGCGCCTGGGCGAGGCGAGGGCGCTCTTCGACCTCGGCCGCAACGAGGACGCGCGCGGCGCGTACGAGACCGCGCTGCGCGAGGCCGGCGGCGATCCGATCGTCGCGTGGCGCGCGCTCGAGGGCATCGGCTTCACGTACGAAGCGGACCAGCAGTGGGACCAGGCGATCGAGCAGTACCAGGAGCTGCGCTCGATCGAGGACGGCGCGTACGAAGCGCCCGCCGACTACCACATCGCGCGCATGCGCATCGCGAAGGGCGAGCGCGTCGAGGCGACGACCGCGCTGCGTGGCCTCGTCGAGCGTCTCCGCGAGGAGTCGAGCGAGGGCGAGCCGGCGTTCCCGTACGTGATGGCGCAGGCCGAGGTACGGCTCCGCGAGCTCGATCCGGGCTCGGCCTCGAGCAGCTCGCCGATGATGATCGGGCCCGAGGGCGCGCCGGGTGGCTCGGGCGGTCTTCCGCCGGGCCTCGAGGGGATCGATCCGCAGATCCTCGAGCAGCTCCGCCGTCAGCTCGGTGCGGGCGGCGCGGGCGAGGGCGCGCCCGGCGAGGGCGTGCCCGAGTGA
- a CDS encoding ComEA family DNA-binding protein → MSTARRPTSSPIAALGVLLVAVALGVLAARHRSARPPVAAIELAPEPEETREAGPLDLNVADADALQALPRIGPALARRIVEDREVNGPFASVEDLDRVRGIGPATIERLRALVRVGDPTSSPE, encoded by the coding sequence GTGTCGACCGCTCGTCGTCCCACGTCGTCTCCGATCGCCGCGCTCGGCGTCCTGCTCGTCGCGGTCGCGCTGGGTGTGCTCGCCGCGCGGCATCGCTCCGCGCGCCCTCCGGTCGCCGCCATCGAGCTCGCGCCCGAGCCCGAGGAGACGCGCGAGGCGGGCCCGCTCGATCTGAACGTGGCCGACGCCGACGCGCTGCAGGCGCTCCCGCGGATCGGCCCCGCGCTCGCGCGTCGGATCGTCGAGGATCGCGAGGTGAACGGCCCGTTCGCGAGCGTCGAGGATCTCGATCGCGTACGTGGGATCGGCCCGGCGACGATCGAGCGTCTCCGCGCGCTGGTGCGGGTCGGCGACCCGACGTCGTCGCCCGAATGA
- a CDS encoding aspartate kinase → MALIVQKFGGTSVGSIERIKNVAQRVARARAAGDEVVVVASAMSGETNRLLALGAQITKHPNERELDALVATGEQVSVALLAIALESIGVPARSFLGHQVRLRTDSGFTKARIKGLDADVLLGTIRDGRVPIVAGFQGVDDAGNVTTLGRGGSDTTAVAIAAALGQGVACEIYTDVEGVYTADPNVCKNAKKVGRISYEEMLELASLGAKVLQIRSVELAMKYAVPVHVRSSFSDAPGTWVVGEEASLESVVVAGVTSDKNEAKVTIRDVPDQPGRAASLFEALADARISVDMIIQNPSATAGTNKGTTDMTFTVPKGDVDKAREIAKKLFESQGIDVDGDVVKVSIVGLGMRSHAGVAAKMFRILADEGINIQAISTSEIKVSCLIHSKYHELAVRALHDGFGLGD, encoded by the coding sequence GTGGCCCTGATCGTCCAGAAGTTCGGCGGCACCAGCGTCGGCTCGATCGAGCGGATCAAGAACGTCGCCCAGCGTGTCGCTCGTGCCCGTGCGGCCGGCGACGAGGTCGTGGTCGTCGCGAGCGCGATGTCGGGCGAGACGAATCGCCTGCTCGCGCTCGGCGCGCAGATCACCAAGCACCCGAACGAGCGCGAGCTCGACGCGCTGGTCGCGACGGGCGAGCAGGTGTCGGTCGCGCTGCTCGCGATCGCGCTCGAGTCGATCGGCGTGCCGGCGCGCTCGTTCCTCGGGCACCAGGTCCGGCTGCGCACCGACAGCGGGTTCACGAAGGCGCGCATCAAGGGCCTCGACGCCGACGTGCTGCTCGGGACGATCCGCGATGGTCGCGTGCCGATCGTCGCGGGGTTCCAGGGCGTCGACGACGCGGGCAACGTCACGACGCTCGGCCGCGGCGGCTCGGATACCACGGCGGTCGCGATCGCGGCGGCGCTCGGACAGGGCGTCGCGTGCGAGATCTACACGGACGTCGAGGGCGTCTACACGGCGGACCCCAACGTCTGCAAGAACGCGAAGAAGGTCGGGCGGATCAGCTACGAGGAGATGCTCGAGCTGGCCTCTCTCGGCGCGAAGGTCCTGCAGATCCGATCGGTGGAGCTGGCGATGAAGTACGCGGTCCCGGTGCACGTACGCTCGAGCTTCTCGGACGCCCCCGGCACGTGGGTCGTCGGCGAGGAGGCCTCGCTGGAGTCGGTCGTCGTCGCGGGTGTGACGAGCGACAAGAACGAGGCGAAGGTGACGATCCGCGACGTGCCCGATCAGCCGGGCCGCGCCGCGTCGCTCTTCGAGGCGCTCGCGGACGCGCGCATCTCGGTCGACATGATCATCCAGAACCCGAGCGCGACCGCGGGGACGAACAAGGGCACCACGGACATGACGTTCACGGTGCCCAAGGGCGACGTCGACAAGGCGCGCGAGATCGCGAAGAAGCTCTTCGAGTCGCAGGGCATCGACGTCGACGGCGACGTGGTGAAGGTGTCGATCGTCGGCCTCGGCATGCGCTCGCACGCGGGCGTCGCGGCGAAGATGTTCCGCATCCTCGCGGACGAGGGGATCAACATCCAGGCGATCAGCACGAGCGAGATCAAGGTCTCGTGCCTGATCCACTCGAAGTACCACGAGCTCGCGGTGCGCGCGCTGCACGACGGGTTCGGGCTCGGCGACTGA